The region TCGGTCAATCTCAGCGGTCATCTTATCAAGTTCACGCTCGTAGAAGCTATTATTTTTAAGGTAGTCAGCTCCGTCCAAATTTTTAGAGTAAGTAAGGGCTGCAAGAACATCCAAATCTTCTCCAGGAAAACCACCGGGACTTGAAATGGCTCCGTTGTCCCTATAATAGTCATACCAGCTAGAAATTCCAGCCTCAGCAAGAATTACCTCAAGGCCTTCTACTCCAGTTGTTGCGGCCCCGTAGGCCAAGGTTCCCAGATAAGATTTACCAGTCATGGCAACCTTGCCATTTGCCCAGCTGGCTTCAACAAGCTCCTTTCTTGCGTGGCTTGCGTAAGCTGGTCTTCGTCCGTTTAGCCAGTCAATGACTGCTGTAACACTTGCCACCTGCTGGTAGTCGCCTGAGGTCATGAAACCTTCTGAACCACGCGTCCCAATTCCAGCCACGTAGATTGAAGCAAAACCACGAGCTAACAGGTAGTCATTTAAGGTGTAGGTCCAGCCATGGGTAAATTTTTCAGTTTCTTCAGTCCTTGTAAGGTCTGTTGGATAAGAATCTATTTCTAAAAACTTAGAAAAGTCCTGATTATAAACCTCAATTGTACCTTCTTCCTTCTCCAGTAGATCTATTTCCATGTTGTGTAAGCGGGCGTCATTTGCCTTGGTGTTTATGCCTAGATGATACGGACTTGCTGTCATAACACTAGGAAGTTTTCCTTCATAGTTTGGCCTAATAATCTCAACTTTCACCAAATCATTTTGGCCATCAAAGTTGCTGTCGACTGAACTTTCAACATAGACCACCTCTTTGATTAAATTTCTTGTATCAAAGGTCGCTAAACTTTTATCATTGAAGAAGTGATACTTATTATCCATGGGAAGAAAATCTTCAGCCACGAATTTTTCAATCAATATTGCTCCAAGCTTAGTCCTAGTGAGAAGAAGGGCATACCAGGCCTCAACCAAGCTTTCAGTAGACAACACCCCTTGGCTAATGCTTATTCCAAGCTCCTTGGCAAAATCTAAGGGCTTTTCAGGAGAAAAGTCAAAGAAGGCAGTAAATTCAAGTAATTGTAGCCCGATATTATAAAAGATATCCCAAGAAAGCTTTATCTGCTCATCAAGGAAGTCAAGATAGCCTTCCTTGTCACTGGCTAATAACCTTGATAGGTCATAGGGGATTTTTTCTAAAAAGGAGCTGAAAACTTCCTTACTGTCTGCTTGAAGATTGATTTCAAAGCCTAATTTTTCTAGTTCTGTGATTTTTTCTTCCATGCTTTTTTCAACAATGGAAAATTGGTTAAATTTCATTTACTCACCTTTCTTTTATAAAGTTTAAGACGATTATAACATAGCTAAAAATAATTAGTTCAATTAAGCGTTTACAATTCTGATAATGCTTTACAAATGGATGTTAACTTGTTAGAATAACTTGAATTTAAAAATTTTTGGAGGTTTTTTTTTATGGATGTAACATGGACAGTCAAGTACATCACTGAGTTCATTGGTACCGCTTTACTTATCATCTTAGGTAATGGAGCTGTAGCTAACGTGGACCTTAAAGGTACTAAAGGTTTTGCTTCAGGTTGGATGACTATCGCTTGGGGATATGGTATGGGTGTAATGATTCCAGCACTTATGTTTGGGAACGTTTCAGGTAACCACATTAACCCAGCTTTCACACTTGGTTTAGCAGTATCTGGCTTCTTCCCATGGGCACACGTTTTACCATATATCGTAGCTCAAGTTTTTGGAGCAATGTTTGGACAACTTGTACTAGTTTCAGTATACCGTCCTTACTTCCTTAAGACTGAAAACTCAAACCACGTTCTAGGAACTTTCTCAACTATTGACAACCTAGACAACGGTACAGTTGAATCTCGTCGTCCAGCACTTATCAACGGTTTCCTAAATGAGTTTGTTGGATCATTTGTTCTTTTCTTTGGAGCAATGGGTCTTACTAAAAACTTCTTTGGAGCTGAGGTTACTAAATCAGTAACTAACCTAATCGAAAGCCAAGGTCAAAAATTAAGTGAGATGAGCATTGACCAACAAGTACAATCAGGTATCGCAACTATCTTAGGTGGCGGACATGGTTCTGTAGCAGTAGCTCACATGGGACTTGGATTCCTAGTTATGGCACTTGTTGCAGCTCTTGGAGGACCTACTGGACCTGGACTTAACCCAGCACGTGACTTCGGACCTCGTTTGGTTCACTTCCTACTACCAAAATCAATCCTTGGTGAAGCTAAGGCTGATAGCAAATGGTGGTATGCATGGGCTCCAGTTGTAGCACCAATCCTTGCAAGTATTGCAGCAGTAGCACTATTCAAAATTCTATACATCTAATATCGAATTTTAACCAATCGCAAGATTGGTTTTTTTGTAGCAAAAAAACTCCTAAGAATCTAGGAGTTTTTGCCTAATTAATATAAAGGAGGGTTAAAAGGGTAACCATGGTGTTCCACAGGGCGTGAACACTCGCGTTAACGTAGAAATTACGATATTCATAGTAAAGCATGGTTAGGACAATCGACATTGAAAGATAGATAAGAAGACTTCCAAGGTCAGTTGGCCCGTGCATGAGGGTAAAGACGATGATTGCTAAAAGGGCAGCATGCTTAGAATTTTTAGGTGATAAAAGTTCAAAGAAGCCAACCCTGAAAACTAACTCTTCAAAGAAGCCAGCTGAAATAGTACAGATAGCAAAAATAAGGGCAGGTGAGCCTGCAAGAAGGGAATTTAGGTCAGCCTGGTTGGCAGTTTCTTGGGTCCCAAGAAGGCCAGCAAGATTATTAACAACCATGGAAACGAGGAAGAGGCAGATAAAGCCAATCCCAATTTTTTTGAAATCCAAGTAGGATTTGGAGAATTTTGGAATAATTTTAAGCCCCCTTGCATACAGATAGGTCGCCAAAAATAAAAGTCCAAAGATTACAAAAAAGATTAGGTAGTCAAGACCATCATAGCTAACATGACCACGGATTTTAGGGATTAAAATCATAAGTGGTAGTGGAACCTGACTTAGGATAAATAAGGGTATCCAATTTAATTTTTTCAAAAATATTTTCATTGTCCTATTCTATCAGAGATTAATTTTTTTGTATATGAAAAAGGTAATTGGATGAAAAAATAGGGGTAAATTATTATATTATCTAAATTTACTGATAATAGAAATATTTAGAAATATAATGTAAAACAAAAAATACATTAATTTCTTTGACAAAATGATTATTTATACATACAATGTATAAGGTATTTGTGTGCTTGTGCACATTCAATAGGATTTAACCTAACAATAAGGGGACATGATGAATAAGATAATAGATGAAATTAAGAATTTTATCCCAAGTGTGCGGGTAAATGATCGTGACTTAAATATTGACTTCTACCGTCAAATTTTGGGTCTAAAGAATCTTTATGAAGAAAATTCCATTGCTGTGTTCGGTGGATATGCTAATAAGAGCGAAAAATTAATCCTTGAAGAATCACCAAAAACACGGACAAGGGCAGTTTCAGATGGCGTAAAAAAATTAAAGAGATTAGTAATCAAGGCAGATCCTTGTGAAATTTCAGAACTTATAAAATTAAATTCCAATAAAATCTCAAAAATTTTTGCTGGTGACAAGGGTTATGCCTTTGAAGCTATTTCACCTGAAGATGACCTTGTTTTAATCCACGGGGAAGATAACCTAGCAAGCCTAAAGGAAGTTAGCTTGCAGGCTGAGGACTTTGGTAGGGTAAGCCCTGATTTTAAGGGACTTTCTGATTTTGAAATCAGTGAGATTGATTTGAATGTTCCAAACCTAGCTGAGGCTATGGCTTTTTATGGTAGCATCTTTGGAATTTGTAGTGAGGAAAATAGGATTGTTCTTCCTTTTGTAACCCTTAATTTCTTTGAAGCTAAAGGCAAGGACTTGCAGGCTGAATTTGATCAAACATGGGATTTAGAAATATTTGAATTCAAGGTCCCAACTGACTTTGATTTGAAGGAAGCTAGCAAGCGTTTTGAAGAGATGGGCTATGATTGCCACGTCAACAAGCAAGAAAGAATCCTTACCATGACTGACAAATCAGGGATTGAAAACTGGTTCATGAAGAACAAGGTAAAGGCCTAGATGAAGGAATCTATTAAATTAATTAAAGAATATATGGCGTCTGGCGTTTTTCCAGGCGCTTCTTTTGCAACTATAGATAGGGGAGAGGTCCACAGGTACTACTTGGGACACCAGCAATTTTTTCCTTATCCCAAGCTGACCAGAAAGAACCTTCTTTATGACCTAGCAAGCGTTAGTAAGGTTTTAGGAGTAGGTACCCTGATTATTAGAGATTATCTGGCAGGCTCTTTGAATATTGACAGGCCCTTAAAATTCTATTATCCAGACTTTCATGAGGAAAGTCTTACGGTTAGAGAATTTTTGACCCACACAACAGGAGTCGACCCCTTCATTAAGAATCGGAATCAGCTGGATGCAGAAGAGCTTAAAGAGGCCATGAATAAAATCAGGCTTACAGGGGATAAAAGCTTCAAGTATACCGATGTAAATTTCCTCCTTCTTGGTTTCATGCTTGAAGAAATTTATGGTGCTAGGTTGGCTGACTTAATTACTAGTCAGGTCTTTGAAAAGTTTTCCATGCCCACTGCAACTTTTTTCCCAGCTGATGAAAATCAGATAGTAATTACTGATAAGGATACACCAAGAGGGCTTGTCCATGACCCCAAGGCCAGGCTTTTAAGGGGTCACGCAGGAAGTGCTGGTATCTTTGCAAGTCTTCTTGATTTAGAAGCATTCTGTAAAAATTACTTCTATAACCAGGAATATTTTTCAAATCAGGCTAAAAGTTTGGATAAAAATTTTGCCCTAAATTCAGCCAACCGTAGTTTGGCTTGGGATTTACTGGGTGATTGGCTGATTCATACAGGCTATACGGGAACCTTTATCCTGCTCAATCTTAAAGAAGAGAAGGCCATTATTTTTTTAAGTAACCGAGTTCATGAAAAAGATGAAAGAAGTCAATGGATTAAGGACCGTAATCTTTTGATTGACCTCATGATTAGGGAGTTTTCATGAAAACAAGCAAAAAAGCTAGATTGACTAATCTAGCTTTTTAATATTCTCCTTGCAGGTGGAGATTGTTTTTTTTAGTCGCTCCTGGCTATCTTTTATGCCCTTCAAGTCTTCCTCGATGGCAGCTTGATAGTCCTTGTAGTCCCTTTTAAGTTGGAGACCAGCCACCTGAGCTTCAAAAATTTCCCTTTTAATCTTTTTCTTATTACGGCGGAGATCCTTTTGATCCTTAAAGAGATCTTGGCTGTCCTTAGACATCTTTAGTAGGTCATAAGTGAAATTTTCAAGTATTTTTTTCAAGCCTAGATCCATAAGCTTCCCTCCAATCCTTAAGCTTTAGATTACTGTATCTTCTTCACTATAGATGAGTTTTTCAGCAAGTTCCCCAAGGTCATAGACATCCATATTATTGGTAAATGAAATGGCCAAGCCATCGTCTTCCTTATAGCGAGGAATCAAATGAACATGGGTGTGAAAGACTGTTTGACCGGCAACTTCTTCATTATTTTGAAGGATATTCATCCC is a window of Streptococcaceae bacterium ESL0729 DNA encoding:
- a CDS encoding Xaa-Pro dipeptidyl-peptidase, with product MKFNQFSIVEKSMEEKITELEKLGFEINLQADSKEVFSSFLEKIPYDLSRLLASDKEGYLDFLDEQIKLSWDIFYNIGLQLLEFTAFFDFSPEKPLDFAKELGISISQGVLSTESLVEAWYALLLTRTKLGAILIEKFVAEDFLPMDNKYHFFNDKSLATFDTRNLIKEVVYVESSVDSNFDGQNDLVKVEIIRPNYEGKLPSVMTASPYHLGINTKANDARLHNMEIDLLEKEEGTIEVYNQDFSKFLEIDSYPTDLTRTEETEKFTHGWTYTLNDYLLARGFASIYVAGIGTRGSEGFMTSGDYQQVASVTAVIDWLNGRRPAYASHARKELVEASWANGKVAMTGKSYLGTLAYGAATTGVEGLEVILAEAGISSWYDYYRDNGAISSPGGFPGEDLDVLAALTYSKNLDGADYLKNNSFYERELDKMTAEIDRKSGDYNQYWHDRNYLPHLDKVRADILAVHGLQDWNVKPKHAYEYVNGLPEHVVSHSFLHQGEHIYINNFQSFDFSETINTYFTAKLLNRKLNLKLPKVIWQENNLEGHFKELETFGDKNQKDFKLGHDISTFENSYPKDKFTSYSKDYKLFIKDLYEGKAHASYIDLQIDQDLLINGKMTLNLKVKLNDSKGLLCAQVIEFGQKKRLNSLASMIEPKAIDLGHNFTYDDLKELKLADSPYKLISKSLVNLQNRKGLMTISQVPKDSWMDVKVDLQPTIYQLKAGDTIRIALYSTDFELTVRDNRPVSYEIDLEKSSLSIPYSK
- a CDS encoding aquaporin family protein — protein: MDVTWTVKYITEFIGTALLIILGNGAVANVDLKGTKGFASGWMTIAWGYGMGVMIPALMFGNVSGNHINPAFTLGLAVSGFFPWAHVLPYIVAQVFGAMFGQLVLVSVYRPYFLKTENSNHVLGTFSTIDNLDNGTVESRRPALINGFLNEFVGSFVLFFGAMGLTKNFFGAEVTKSVTNLIESQGQKLSEMSIDQQVQSGIATILGGGHGSVAVAHMGLGFLVMALVAALGGPTGPGLNPARDFGPRLVHFLLPKSILGEAKADSKWWYAWAPVVAPILASIAAVALFKILYI
- a CDS encoding type II CAAX endopeptidase family protein, whose translation is MKKLNWIPLFILSQVPLPLMILIPKIRGHVSYDGLDYLIFFVIFGLLFLATYLYARGLKIIPKFSKSYLDFKKIGIGFICLFLVSMVVNNLAGLLGTQETANQADLNSLLAGSPALIFAICTISAGFFEELVFRVGFFELLSPKNSKHAALLAIIVFTLMHGPTDLGSLLIYLSMSIVLTMLYYEYRNFYVNASVHALWNTMVTLLTLLYIN
- a CDS encoding peptidase, which produces MNKIIDEIKNFIPSVRVNDRDLNIDFYRQILGLKNLYEENSIAVFGGYANKSEKLILEESPKTRTRAVSDGVKKLKRLVIKADPCEISELIKLNSNKISKIFAGDKGYAFEAISPEDDLVLIHGEDNLASLKEVSLQAEDFGRVSPDFKGLSDFEISEIDLNVPNLAEAMAFYGSIFGICSEENRIVLPFVTLNFFEAKGKDLQAEFDQTWDLEIFEFKVPTDFDLKEASKRFEEMGYDCHVNKQERILTMTDKSGIENWFMKNKVKA
- a CDS encoding serine hydrolase, with translation MKESIKLIKEYMASGVFPGASFATIDRGEVHRYYLGHQQFFPYPKLTRKNLLYDLASVSKVLGVGTLIIRDYLAGSLNIDRPLKFYYPDFHEESLTVREFLTHTTGVDPFIKNRNQLDAEELKEAMNKIRLTGDKSFKYTDVNFLLLGFMLEEIYGARLADLITSQVFEKFSMPTATFFPADENQIVITDKDTPRGLVHDPKARLLRGHAGSAGIFASLLDLEAFCKNYFYNQEYFSNQAKSLDKNFALNSANRSLAWDLLGDWLIHTGYTGTFILLNLKEEKAIIFLSNRVHEKDERSQWIKDRNLLIDLMIREFS